GTCTTGAGGGAGAGGCGGTGGCGGCTCTGCATAATATATTCCTCCATGACTGGTGCGTGCGCTCCGCCGACGATCCCGCGGCGATCTGCGAAGACCTCAACATAACGTTGAACGGCCTGCCGGTCAAAGACGACTACTCCGCTCTGCCGGTCATTCCGCTGCAGGTCGTGGAGAGCGGCGTCGACAGCGTCTGGCACTCGATCGCCAAAGGTTACTACGGGATGATCTCACGCGCGCAGAAGCGCGTCTGGGTGACCTCACCCTACCTTGTGCCGGGGCCTGAGCTGATGAACGCGCTGATCGCCTCTTCGCTCTCGGGCGTCGATGTCCGGGTGATGATGCCATCGGTCAAGGACCATTTTCTCGTCTTCTGGGGCAGCCGCAGCAACATCGAGCCGCTGCTCCGCGCGGGGGTGCGCGTCTTCCAGTATCAGGACGGCTTCATCCACACGAAGTCGGTCGTCTCCGACAGCTGCATCGCCTCGGTCGGCACCTGCAACATGGATGTCCGCAGCCTCGACATCAACTTTGAAAATCAGCTCTTCATCTATGACCGGGAGATCGCGGAATCCTTCGCGCGTCAGTTCGAGACCGACATGAAACGCTGCAAAGAGCTTCACATCGGCGAATGGGAGAAACGGCCGCTCTGGCAAAAACTGCTGGAATCCTTCGGACGCCTCTATTCGGCGCAGATATAGCATGAACGACAGGGTCTTTGAGCGGCGTTTCTCCGAGCATCCCGCCTTCTGGGCGGCCTGTGCCGCCATCGTCACGGTCATCTACATTTACATATTCCTCACCATAAACGAGGCGCAGCCCGAGGGCACCGCCGGCGTCATCTGGCTGATGCTCTGCTTCGCGATGACGGGCCTCTCATACCTCGCGCGGAGGACGAAGCGCCTCCACCACGCGCAGCTGCGCCGCTGGACGGACAGAGCCGGCAGCCTCTGGCTGCTGTTTGTGCTGTACGCGTTTTTCACCCTCATCGCGCTTGAAACGGCGGGAAGATTTTTGGGCGGCGGGCTGCCCGCATGGGCGGAGTTGGCGGCCTCGTTCGCCCTCTCCCTCTGCCTCATCGCGCTGGGGGTGAAGCAGGCGCACACGATACAGACGACTAAAATCACGGTGGAGACGGAAAAGCTGCCGCCCGGCGAAGAGCGGCTGCGCATCGTACAGCTGACGGACCTCCACCTCGGCCCCTACACCGGCGTCAAGCTGCTGGCGCAGATACTGCGGCGCGTGCGTGAGGCCGATCCCGACATGGTGCTTGTGACGGGCGACGTCGCCGACGGCTCTCTCGAGGGACGCGGACGCGAAATAGCGATGTTTCGCCGCATCAGGCCAAAATACGGAGTCTATGCCGTCACCGGCAACCACGACTACTACGACGGAATAGACAAGGCGCTTGAATTCATGCGCCGCGCCGGGATGCGCGTGCTGCGCGGGGAATCGGTCTGCGCCGGCGGCATCGTCGTCGTCGGAGTGGACGACCGCGACCATCTCTGCGAGGATAAATGGGGCCTTTCGCGTTCGGAGACGGTCATCGTCAATACGAAGAGCCGTTTCCGCGACAAATTTATCCTGCTGCTGCGCCACCGCCCCGTCGTCGAGATCGGCACGCAGGGGCTCTTCGACCTGCAGCTGTCGGGGCACACCCACGGGGGGCAGCTTTTCCCGATCATCTCTTCGCGGCTGTTCTTTCGCGGGCATTCGCGGGGCTTTAAAAAACTGAAAAACGGCAGTATGCTATATACGAGCAACGGCGCGGGATATGTCGGCCCCCCAGTGAGGCTCATGGCCCCGCCGGAGATTGTGGTGATAGATCTGGTGAGAAAATAATTGGCGCGTCCACAGAGAAATTCTCCTGAAAAATTCGGACGGCTCGACGGACTTCTGCCGCGGGCGGAGGGAAAGATAGAGCCGGGACCGCAGAACCTTCCGAGAGAGCTCGACATCGACGGGCTGCCGGAGGGACGGTGGATCGCGCGCGGCGTCTACCGCATGGAGCGGGAGTTTGAATATGGCCGCTGGTACGGCAAGAAGATGCTCGCCTCCCCCGAGGAGAGCGGGCGGGTTCTCTGCCACTGGGGCGGAAACGCCGCCCCGGTCTTCCTCGATACGGAGACGACGGGACTCTCCGGCGGCACGGGAACATACGCCTTCCTCATCGGCCTCGGACTCTGCGGCGCGGCCTCTTTCCGCGTCGTGCAGCTATTCCTCGCCGGCCCCGCCTGGGAAAAAAGCTGGCTCGCCGCGATCGAGGCGGAGCTGCCGGAACGTTACGGCCTTGTGACATACAACGGCCGCGCCTTCGACCTGCCGCTGCTGCGCACCCGCTACACGCTGGCGCGCGCCGTCCCCTCGTGGAACGGAGCGCAGCACATGGACCTGCTGACGCTCTCGCGCCATTTCTACAAGGGAAGACTCTCCTCCTGCTCCCTCTCGTCTATCGAGAGAAACGTCCTCGGCCTGCGCCGCGGCGGCGAGGACGTCCCCGGAAGCGAGATACCGTGGATGTACACCCAGTTCCTCCGTACACAGGACGCCGGGCCGCTGCGCGGCATCTTTTACCACAACACCCTCGACATAGTCTCGCTCGCGGCGCTGCAGATCCACATCGCGGAGATGGCGCGCGGCGAATGCTCCTGTGCGGCGGATATGATACGCGCCGGCGACCTTTGGGCCGCGAAGGGCTTTCAGGCGGAGGCGCGCGCGGCCTGGGAGGGCGCGCTGGACTTCAGCCGCGACCGCCATCTCGCTCTGCTGCGCCTGGCGGAGACGGAGCGTGCCGCGGGAAATTACGAATCCGCCTATCGTTATTACGAAGAATCGCTCGAAACGGAACGCCGTCCCGTGCGCACACTCGAGGCGATGGCGAAGATAGAGGAGCACCGCTTCCGCCGCTGCGAAGAGGCCCTGGCCCACGCGACGGAGGCGCTGCGCTGGCTTGAAAGCCACCGCATCTTTAAAGACCGCCAGTGGGAAGAGGACCGAAAGAACCTCCTGCACCGGATAGAGAGGCTCAAGAGGAAGATCGCCGGTAAAGAGTGCGGCGAAGAGACGCATCCAGACGACGGCGAACTGTGACCCCGCTTCCGCCGGCACCGCGCGATAGAGGATGCCTGTCATTATCCCGGCATGATGATGTATAATTCATGCCAGCTTTATTGAACAGATCAGAGAACTTGCCTGATACTTGGAAGGAGAGCTGGCTAAAATGTGGAAGGGCCGTTTTGCACAGGATACGGACGAAGCAGTCATAAACTTTACCCAGTCGCTGGACCTCGACTGGCGCATGGCCTTCGCGGACATCCGCGGGAGCGTCGCGCACGTGAGGATGCTGGCGCACACCGGGCTTCTCGACGCGAAAGAGGCCGAGACGATAGAAGAGAACCTGCGCGGGATCGCGGAGGAGATCAGGAGCGGCGATTTCACGCCGAAGGTGTCGCTTGAGGACGTACACATGAACATTGAGTCGCGCCTCATCGAAAAGTGCGGCGCCACCGGCGCGCGCCTCCACATGGGGCGCAGCCGCAACGACCAGGTCAACACAACCGTGCGCCTATACCTGCGCAAAGAGCTGCTCGGCATCTGGGAGGGTCTTGAGTCGCTGATATCCGTGCTTATCAAAAAGGCCGAAGAGCAGGCCGACATCGTCGTTCCCGGCTACACACACCTTCAGCAGGCGCAGCCGATATCGATGGGGCAATTCTGGATGGCCCACGCGCAGGCCTTTATGCGCGACGCGAAGCGCCTGCTTGCCGCCTATGACTCCGTCGATGAATCGCCGCTCGGCTGCGGCGCGCTGGCCGGTTCCACCCTGCCGCTCGACCGCGAGTTCACGCGCGCCGACATGGGCTTCTCCCGCCTCACGGAAAACAGCATGGACACCGTCGCCCACCGCGACCATTTTATGGACATCCTCTACTTCGCCGCGGTCTTCGGAGGCCACGTCAGCCGCCTTTCAGAGGACCTTATCATCTACTTCACGACTGAATTCGGCTGGGTCAAACTGCCGGATTCCTTCTGCACCGGCTCCAGCATCATGCCGCAAAAGAAGAATCCCGATGTGCTGGAGATACTGCGCGGCAAATCGGGGCAGCTCTCCGGCGCGCTTGTCGACCTGCTGACGATGACTAAGGGCATCCCGCTCACCTACAACCGCGACCTGCAGGACGACAAGCGCAGCCTCTTCCGCACTCTCGACTGTCTCAACGGGATATTCTCCGTCCTCCCGGCGCTGCTCTCGCGGGTGGAGATCGATGAGGAAAAGGCCAACCGCGGCTTCGCCGACGGCCTCATCCTCGCCACCGACGTCGCCGAATACCTTGTGCTGCGCGGCGTCCCCTTCCGCAGCGCCCACGAGAAAGTCGGCCACGCGGTGCGCTGGTGTATCGAAAACAACAGGCCGATGGACGGGCTGACGCTCGCCGAATGGCAGAGGCTGATACCCGAGGCGGAGGCCGGACTGCTCCCTCTGCTTTCGCCGCGCAGATCGATGGAACGCCGCGACACCGTCGGCGGCACCTCGCCGCGCCAGGTACGGGCGCAGATCGCGCGCGCGCGCGAAAGGCTCGCGGCATACGAAAGCGAGATGGCGGAATACGGGGACAAACTCCCCGATATGCTGTAAAAAAACTTCGACATGACGAAAGGGGGCCTCGCTGAGGCTCCTTTTTTGTTCTCCGGCGCGAGGTCTTGCAAGCTTATGGAAATACAGCTTCTCACGACTGTGCCATATGTGTTGCCTGGTATGCGCTGAATCAAAAATGAAAAGCAAAAATTTATTATTTCCCTGAGCCGCTATTGACATCTGAAAAGTCAAATGTTATAAGTTATTTAGTTAGCATATGCTAACTAAATAACTTCAGGAGGTATTATATACTATGGAAAGGCTGTTCAAAATGGCTGCGAAATATAAGTCGGGCGCGGGCGCTCTCGCCCTCATATGCGCGCTGTTCGTCTGCCCCCCGGCGGCGGATGCTCATTATTTCAGCGTCATACCAAAGGTCTCCCGCACAGGGGTAGGAAATGAACATTCCGTCATCGTCTCTTTTACACACATCACAAAGCAGGCCCAGTATGATTACAGCTTCATGAAGTTGGATCCCGACGCTGACATGCTGAACGGCAGGCTGATTTATAAGGATGGCACGGAGACAGACCTGACAAACCTCTTTGCCGCCTACGACGACCCTGACGGCGACGAGGTCACGGGGATCGACTCCCGCCGCGCGGTCGCCCCGATCGGTAAGGAGGGGACGGTGATCGCCGCCTGCCGCACCAATCTGAATATTCCGGGACAGATGGTCTATACGGGTTACAGCAAGCATATCTTCAACACCGCCGCCGACGGTCATTCAACGAAAGCGGCCGGGGGCGGCGAAGTGGCGGAGATCATTCCCCTGTCCGATCTCGCCATGGCCACAGTCGGCGTGCCGATCAAGTTCAAACTGCTCTATAAAGGGAGCCCGCGCGAGGGGGCGGAGATAGAATATGGAAATGAGACCACTCCCATCGTTAAGGGCGAGGAGGGGCCTGAAAATCTCAAAAAACTTGAGACGCCCAGCGATAAAGAAGGCATATTTACCTATACTCCCGATTCCGCGGGAAGGAACACGGTCGCGGCAATGCTGGACCTGGGAAATAAGACCTATTGCTCGACGACGCTCTCCTTTGAAGCGAAGGAACGCTCCGGCGGAGGCAGCGGCGGCTGCAACGCCGCGTCGGCCTTGCCGGCCCTTCTTGTCCTCCTGGGGCTTTCCCTGGCGCCCGTGATAAAGAAGAGGATAAAGAACAACAAAAGGTAGGATCTGCCTGGCACAGGATGTTTCTGACGGTATCGCGCGGCGTCTCTTTACGTGAGAGGCGCCGTTTTTTGTGCGGCGGCGCGGTTTCGCCGTCTATATCGGGGGAACTCCCTGTCTCGGATAACAAAAAAAGCGCCCCTCATTTGAGGGACGCCGATATGCCTGATCACATTCCGGGGTAGTCGAAGTCCTCCACCCGCATCTCTCCGTAGAGTTTTTCTATCTCCGCGATCTCTTTCCTCAGTTCGGCGGCGTTTTCCTGCTTCGCCGCCTCTTTTTTGAGGTAGTATTTGCGGAAGAACTTATTATCGTCCGTCGCGCCCTCCGCGCCGAAGAGCTCTTTGTACATCATGAGGTCGACGGGCATGCCGAACTCTTTTTCAACGTCGTCGTAGCCGAAGAGCACCCATATCTCGTGAAATCCGGCCCATGATATGGCCGAAATGCACATCGAACAGGGGTCGTGGCTGGCGACGAAGATGCACTTCGCGGGATCGGGGTGGCCCGGGGCGGCGAAGAAGCGCCGGATTGTGTCGATCTCGCCGTGATAGATGGGGTTTTCCCGGCGGTTATTGCTGCCCGCGGTTATCACCTGGCAGCTCTCCTTATCGAGCACGAGGCCGCCGAATACATGGTTGCCCGCCGCCACCTCTTTCTCCGTGAGCGGTATGAGGCTTTCTTTGATCGCTTTGAGTATCAGCTGTGGTTTGTTCATTTTATCCACGTCCTTTACGTTGGCCGCCTGCCATGATCGGCAAGCTTTTCTGAGCACCGCGGTATTATTTAATCCCAGTTCGCGATGTCGGCGTTGGCGCCGCTGCCGCCCTCCTGTCCGTCCGCGCCGTAGGATAGGATGTCCACGTCGCCGTGTTCTCCGGGCGCGGTGTAGACGAATTCGCGCCCCCAGGCGTCCTTCGGGACCTTTTTCATGTAGCCGCCCTTCTTGTAGTTGAGCGGTTCCGGCGGCATCGTCGGTTCTTTTACAAGCGCCTCGAGTCCCTGGGAGGTGGTCGGATAGAATCCGTTGTCGAGATAGTAGAGGCCCAGCACCTGCTCTAACTGGGCGATCTGGGTCTGCGTCGTCTTGCGCTTCGCCTCGTCGCTCTGTCCCATGAGCCGCGGGCCGACGAGCGCCGATAACAGTCCTATGATAACGACTACGACCATTATTTCGATCAGGGTGAAGCCCCTTCTTTTTTTCATCAGTTTTTTGTTGTGATCTCTCAATATGTACACCTCCGGAGGTTTTTGGATATCGCCTATCGTCTCAATCTTACCCTTACGGCCCCTATTTTTCAAGCACGGCCATGACGCGCACGGGCGCGCCGTCGGCTCCCTTGAGCGCCAGCGGCAGCGCGGTGAGGCAGAAGGGTACTTTGAAGGGGAGCTGGCACAGTCCGCGCAGGTTCTCCATAATGACCATGCCGCCGCCGAGAATTATCTTATGTATCGGGCACTCCTCGCTTTCGACGGGGTCGACCGATATCGCGTCCACGCCGATCCCTTTGAGCCCGGCCTCCGTTAGGCGGCGCGCCGTCTCCTGCGAGAGGACGGGAAAATCTTTGAGGTAAGCGCCGCTGCCCATTTTATCCTCGAAGCCGGTGTGGAGCAGCAGAAAATCCGCCGCCGCCATCTCCTCCTTCGTGAGGCCCAGGTCGGCGCTCTCGATCTCACGGCCCGCGCGGCCGCTTACGTCCACGATCACCGCGAATCCGAAGAAGGTATCGTTCGGCAGCTCGTCAAGGCGCGCGCCGTCCGCGAGCATGTGGGCCGGCGCGTCCATGTGGGTGCCGGTGTGCGACGACATCGTGATCTTTTTCGTGCGGAATCCCGCGTCGGACATCTCCGCGAATTCTTCGACCACGGGAGAGATATCCCCCGGAAACACCTGCATAGAATCCTCGATCGGCCTGCCTAAGTCTATTACGCGCAAATCGTCCATCCTCCCCTGGGTGAGACGCGGAGTATATAATATGGCTTTACCGGACCGTCCGGGACAATATTCGGCCTTTTTCGCATCCGGCAGCATATTTGATAAATCCGCTGACCATAGTATAATTAAAAAGTTATGGCTAAGCTACAAGAACTTGGAGGAATTTCAGTTGCTCACCTTTTTAATCGCTTCACTTATATTTCTTTTGACGATGACGTCGGACAACGCCTTCGCCGCGGACGGCCTGCGCTTCGACGTGGCGGTGATCGGCGCCGGGACCGGCGGTTCGGCGGCGGCGATCCAGGCGGCGCGTATGGGGATGGATGTCGCGCTCATCGAGGAATCGGACTGGATCGGCGGCCAGATGACGGGAGCCGCGGTCTCGACTATGGACGACGTGCGCCGGACGCGCACGGGCATATACAATGAGTTTATCACGCGTGTGCGGGACTATTACGCAATGCGCAATACCCCGGTCAACGTCTGTTACTGGGGCTCGGATACGATCGCCTTTGAACCGTGGGTGGGACGGAAGATACTTACGGACATGATAAAGGAGAGCGGAAAGGTAACGCTCTTTCTCGAAGCGCGCGTGCTTAAAGTAAAGACCGAGAAGAACCGCGTCGTTTCCGCCGTCATTGAAAGCGGCGGCGAGAAGACGACGGTGACGGCCAAGGTCTTCATCGACGCCACGGAGACCGGCGACTTCATCCCGCTCACCGGCGCGCGCTACCGTGTTGGCAACAGCATCGCGCCGAAGATCGATAAAGAGAGTGTGATCCAGGATATCACCTATGTGGC
The window above is part of the Cloacibacillus evryensis DSM 19522 genome. Proteins encoded here:
- a CDS encoding metallophosphoesterase, with translation MNDRVFERRFSEHPAFWAACAAIVTVIYIYIFLTINEAQPEGTAGVIWLMLCFAMTGLSYLARRTKRLHHAQLRRWTDRAGSLWLLFVLYAFFTLIALETAGRFLGGGLPAWAELAASFALSLCLIALGVKQAHTIQTTKITVETEKLPPGEERLRIVQLTDLHLGPYTGVKLLAQILRRVREADPDMVLVTGDVADGSLEGRGREIAMFRRIRPKYGVYAVTGNHDYYDGIDKALEFMRRAGMRVLRGESVCAGGIVVVGVDDRDHLCEDKWGLSRSETVIVNTKSRFRDKFILLLRHRPVVEIGTQGLFDLQLSGHTHGGQLFPIISSRLFFRGHSRGFKKLKNGSMLYTSNGAGYVGPPVRLMAPPEIVVIDLVRK
- a CDS encoding ribonuclease H-like domain-containing protein → MARPQRNSPEKFGRLDGLLPRAEGKIEPGPQNLPRELDIDGLPEGRWIARGVYRMEREFEYGRWYGKKMLASPEESGRVLCHWGGNAAPVFLDTETTGLSGGTGTYAFLIGLGLCGAASFRVVQLFLAGPAWEKSWLAAIEAELPERYGLVTYNGRAFDLPLLRTRYTLARAVPSWNGAQHMDLLTLSRHFYKGRLSSCSLSSIERNVLGLRRGGEDVPGSEIPWMYTQFLRTQDAGPLRGIFYHNTLDIVSLAALQIHIAEMARGECSCAADMIRAGDLWAAKGFQAEARAAWEGALDFSRDRHLALLRLAETERAAGNYESAYRYYEESLETERRPVRTLEAMAKIEEHRFRRCEEALAHATEALRWLESHRIFKDRQWEEDRKNLLHRIERLKRKIAGKECGEETHPDDGEL
- the argH gene encoding argininosuccinate lyase, whose translation is MWKGRFAQDTDEAVINFTQSLDLDWRMAFADIRGSVAHVRMLAHTGLLDAKEAETIEENLRGIAEEIRSGDFTPKVSLEDVHMNIESRLIEKCGATGARLHMGRSRNDQVNTTVRLYLRKELLGIWEGLESLISVLIKKAEEQADIVVPGYTHLQQAQPISMGQFWMAHAQAFMRDAKRLLAAYDSVDESPLGCGALAGSTLPLDREFTRADMGFSRLTENSMDTVAHRDHFMDILYFAAVFGGHVSRLSEDLIIYFTTEFGWVKLPDSFCTGSSIMPQKKNPDVLEILRGKSGQLSGALVDLLTMTKGIPLTYNRDLQDDKRSLFRTLDCLNGIFSVLPALLSRVEIDEEKANRGFADGLILATDVAEYLVLRGVPFRSAHEKVGHAVRWCIENNRPMDGLTLAEWQRLIPEAEAGLLPLLSPRRSMERRDTVGGTSPRQVRAQIARARERLAAYESEMAEYGDKLPDML
- a CDS encoding DUF4198 domain-containing protein produces the protein MERLFKMAAKYKSGAGALALICALFVCPPAADAHYFSVIPKVSRTGVGNEHSVIVSFTHITKQAQYDYSFMKLDPDADMLNGRLIYKDGTETDLTNLFAAYDDPDGDEVTGIDSRRAVAPIGKEGTVIAACRTNLNIPGQMVYTGYSKHIFNTAADGHSTKAAGGGEVAEIIPLSDLAMATVGVPIKFKLLYKGSPREGAEIEYGNETTPIVKGEEGPENLKKLETPSDKEGIFTYTPDSAGRNTVAAMLDLGNKTYCSTTLSFEAKERSGGGSGGCNAASALPALLVLLGLSLAPVIKKRIKNNKR
- a CDS encoding nucleoside deaminase, with the protein product MNKPQLILKAIKESLIPLTEKEVAAGNHVFGGLVLDKESCQVITAGSNNRRENPIYHGEIDTIRRFFAAPGHPDPAKCIFVASHDPCSMCISAISWAGFHEIWVLFGYDDVEKEFGMPVDLMMYKELFGAEGATDDNKFFRKYYLKKEAAKQENAAELRKEIAEIEKLYGEMRVEDFDYPGM
- the gspG gene encoding type II secretion system major pseudopilin GspG, which produces MRDHNKKLMKKRRGFTLIEIMVVVVIIGLLSALVGPRLMGQSDEAKRKTTQTQIAQLEQVLGLYYLDNGFYPTTSQGLEALVKEPTMPPEPLNYKKGGYMKKVPKDAWGREFVYTAPGEHGDVDILSYGADGQEGGSGANADIANWD
- a CDS encoding cyclase family protein, whose protein sequence is MRVIDLGRPIEDSMQVFPGDISPVVEEFAEMSDAGFRTKKITMSSHTGTHMDAPAHMLADGARLDELPNDTFFGFAVIVDVSGRAGREIESADLGLTKEEMAAADFLLLHTGFEDKMGSGAYLKDFPVLSQETARRLTEAGLKGIGVDAISVDPVESEECPIHKIILGGGMVIMENLRGLCQLPFKVPFCLTALPLALKGADGAPVRVMAVLEK